In one window of Paracholeplasma morum DNA:
- the rpmG gene encoding 50S ribosomal protein L33, giving the protein MREKVILICEECLSRNYTTTKNKQTQKERLEIKKFCVKCNKHTTHKESK; this is encoded by the coding sequence ATGCGAGAAAAAGTGATTTTAATCTGTGAGGAATGCTTAAGTAGAAACTACACAACAACTAAGAACAAACAAACTCAAAAAGAGCGTTTGGAAATTAAGAAGTTCTGTGTAAAGTGCAATAAACATACGACTCACAAAGAAAGTAAATAG
- the nusG gene encoding transcription termination/antitermination protein NusG, translating into MINPRRWYIVQTYSGYESSVKEDLERRIESMGMQNLIFRVVLPEEHYTEKDKNGNVKEKVRKMFPGYVFVEMIITDDSWHVIRNTPKVTGFLGSSGGRTKPVPLPQEEINQILLKVGIIEKPTFKHAIGDRVEIIGGPFAGQAGDVVSFDNQKETVIIAIEMFGRGTPTEFSFDQVGKVISK; encoded by the coding sequence ATGATTAATCCTCGCCGCTGGTATATCGTGCAAACCTATTCTGGCTATGAATCTTCAGTCAAGGAAGACTTGGAAAGAAGAATCGAGTCAATGGGGATGCAAAACCTTATTTTCCGTGTGGTGTTACCAGAAGAGCATTATACTGAAAAAGACAAGAATGGTAATGTAAAAGAGAAAGTTCGTAAAATGTTCCCGGGTTATGTATTCGTTGAGATGATTATCACAGACGATTCATGGCACGTGATTAGAAATACACCGAAAGTTACGGGATTCTTAGGGTCTTCAGGTGGTAGAACAAAACCAGTTCCACTTCCACAAGAAGAAATTAATCAAATCCTTCTTAAGGTTGGAATCATTGAAAAACCTACGTTTAAACACGCTATTGGTGATCGTGTCGAAATCATTGGTGGACCATTTGCTGGTCAAGCTGGTGATGTCGTTTCCTTTGATAACCAAAAAGAAACAGTTATTATTGCAATTGAAATGTTTGGTCGTGGAACACCGACTGAATTCTCATTTGACCAAGTAGGCAAAGTTATATCAAAATAA
- a CDS encoding VOC family protein → MSLYHNNQAIYPKSIALNVKDLKKMVQFYKDILGFKLHESKEGFASFTANGKDVLLELYQTNSVSTNVALYHVAYLFNSKEALASIFRHILVQKYPMTGGADHTVSDALYLDDPEGNGIELYFDTQPDAWDDIEAHPERLQNYPFPYDEYLRMAKKFYSIDSNTIIGHIHLHTINLKDAVKFYETVFGYDTIAKVPSAYFMSSQRYHHHIALNTWRVPTVFDDKNLGLKYIVLETEANEVREQLLNRINPLDNATSNNDVVLFKDANGYAYKIKTQK, encoded by the coding sequence ATGTCATTATACCATAATAATCAGGCGATTTATCCAAAATCAATCGCTTTAAACGTCAAGGATCTCAAAAAAATGGTCCAGTTCTACAAAGATATCCTAGGATTTAAGTTACACGAATCAAAAGAAGGTTTTGCTAGTTTTACGGCTAATGGAAAAGATGTTCTATTAGAACTTTATCAAACAAACAGTGTTAGTACAAACGTTGCACTATACCATGTAGCCTATTTGTTCAATTCTAAAGAAGCTTTAGCTAGCATATTCAGACATATCTTAGTACAAAAGTACCCTATGACAGGTGGCGCAGACCACACTGTAAGTGATGCACTATACTTAGATGATCCAGAAGGCAACGGCATCGAGTTGTATTTTGACACACAGCCTGATGCTTGGGATGATATTGAAGCACATCCAGAAAGGCTTCAAAACTATCCATTCCCATATGATGAGTATTTACGTATGGCTAAAAAGTTTTACTCTATCGACTCTAATACCATTATTGGTCATATACACTTACACACAATAAACTTAAAAGATGCAGTGAAGTTTTATGAAACGGTTTTTGGATACGATACGATTGCGAAAGTGCCATCAGCATATTTCATGTCTAGTCAAAGATACCATCATCACATCGCATTAAACACTTGGCGTGTTCCAACCGTATTTGACGATAAGAATCTTGGGTTAAAATACATTGTGCTTGAGACCGAAGCTAATGAGGTCAGAGAACAACTTCTTAACCGTATCAATCCTTTGGACAACGCTACTTCAAACAATGATGTAGTATTGTTCAAAGATGCTAACGGATATGCTTACAAGATCAAAACTCAAAAATAA
- the secE gene encoding preprotein translocase subunit SecE, translating to MAVKEKNTEKKSKIVEILTTDYPWENLLLGVLASLSLALSIMILSGILSTKDGPIPIISDYPNLFAGILLGISILGLLLVIYPFFVPALPELKKMSWASWKTFADAGVRVLVFVIFFALLFFLYDLLLANITGSLFE from the coding sequence ATGGCAGTAAAAGAGAAAAATACAGAAAAGAAGAGTAAGATTGTTGAGATTTTAACAACGGATTATCCATGGGAAAATCTATTGTTAGGTGTGTTAGCGTCTTTATCTTTAGCACTATCTATCATGATTTTAAGTGGAATATTGAGCACAAAAGATGGCCCAATTCCTATTATTTCTGATTATCCTAATTTATTCGCAGGAATCTTATTAGGGATTTCTATCCTAGGTTTATTATTGGTTATCTACCCATTCTTTGTTCCAGCATTACCAGAACTAAAGAAAATGTCATGGGCATCATGGAAAACATTCGCTGATGCTGGTGTTCGTGTCTTAGTATTCGTTATATTTTTTGCGTTATTATTCTTCTTATATGATTTATTATTAGCGAACATTACGGGGAGCTTATTTGAATGA
- the rplA gene encoding 50S ribosomal protein L1, whose product MKRGKKYVEAAKLVDKNVKYSTAEAFDLVAKTSTVKFDATVEIAFRLNIDPRKAEQNLRGAIVLPHGTGKTQRVVVIARGEKAKDAQAAGADHVGDSDLIQKIAGGWFDFDVMVATPDMMAELGKLGRVLGPKGLMPNPKTGTVTMDVTKAVHEIKNGKIEYRVDKVGNIQAPIGKVSFGVEKLTENAKAIYQTMNRLKPTTVKGVYMKNITVSSTMGPGIRLDEESLKA is encoded by the coding sequence ATGAAAAGAGGAAAGAAATACGTTGAAGCTGCAAAGCTAGTTGACAAAAATGTCAAATACTCAACAGCTGAAGCGTTTGACTTAGTTGCAAAAACATCCACAGTGAAGTTTGATGCAACCGTTGAAATTGCTTTTCGTTTAAACATTGACCCACGTAAGGCTGAACAAAATCTTCGTGGTGCCATTGTATTACCTCACGGAACCGGTAAAACTCAACGCGTAGTAGTTATTGCTCGCGGTGAAAAAGCAAAAGATGCTCAAGCAGCAGGCGCTGACCATGTCGGTGATTCTGACTTGATCCAAAAAATTGCTGGTGGCTGGTTCGATTTTGATGTCATGGTAGCTACACCAGATATGATGGCTGAACTTGGTAAATTAGGTAGAGTTTTAGGTCCAAAAGGCCTAATGCCGAACCCTAAGACAGGTACAGTTACTATGGATGTAACAAAAGCTGTTCATGAAATCAAAAATGGTAAGATCGAATACCGCGTAGACAAAGTTGGTAACATTCAAGCCCCAATTGGTAAAGTATCATTTGGAGTTGAAAAACTAACAGAAAACGCGAAAGCAATTTATCAAACAATGAATCGTCTAAAACCAACTACTGTTAAAGGTGTATACATGAAGAATATCACTGTATCATCTACAATGGGACCTGGTATTCGCCTTGATGAAGAATCATTAAAGGCATAA
- the cysS gene encoding cysteine--tRNA ligase, with protein MKLFNTLSGEKEVFKPVHENKLTMYVCGPTVYNYIHIGNARPVVFFDVVKRYFTYLGYQVTYVSNITDVDDKIIEESQKLKIDEKVLTQTFTDAFIKDSIALGSELPDLMPKATNYIADMIFYINDLIEKGYAYHSGDSVYFRVTRIKDYGQLSKQVLENLNVGARIELDSQKETPFDFTLWKQTSEGIAFDSPWGKGRPGWHTECAVMNHTIFNHKIDIHGGGSDLKFPHHENEMAQSCAHDNHELANIWMHVGRLNFGDQKMSKSVGNIILVKDLLESYEYQSYRLLLLSHHYRQPINYTDELMKQFDNEWQRIKRAMKQAFLEISVNKHNQVDLNLEALEQFKSAMDDDFNVANALSVIYEQLKNMNRSKDVKEIAIGYHTIALMLRILGIELDLMPLSKEQIEQYLAWQQARAEKRYQEADKLRIQLVEMGVL; from the coding sequence TTGAAATTATTCAATACGTTATCTGGTGAGAAAGAAGTTTTTAAGCCAGTTCATGAAAATAAATTAACCATGTATGTATGTGGACCAACTGTCTACAACTACATTCACATAGGAAACGCAAGACCAGTTGTGTTTTTTGATGTTGTAAAGAGGTATTTCACTTATTTGGGCTATCAAGTTACGTATGTTTCGAACATTACGGATGTTGATGATAAAATTATCGAGGAATCTCAGAAGTTAAAAATCGATGAGAAGGTTTTAACACAAACATTTACAGACGCATTCATCAAAGACTCGATTGCTTTGGGCAGTGAACTTCCAGATTTAATGCCAAAAGCAACCAACTACATCGCAGATATGATTTTCTACATCAACGATTTAATTGAGAAAGGCTATGCCTATCATAGTGGAGATTCAGTGTACTTTAGAGTAACTAGAATCAAGGATTATGGTCAATTGAGTAAACAAGTTTTAGAAAACTTAAATGTCGGTGCAAGGATTGAGCTGGATAGTCAAAAAGAAACACCATTTGATTTCACATTGTGGAAGCAAACCTCAGAAGGGATTGCGTTCGATTCTCCTTGGGGGAAAGGCAGACCTGGTTGGCATACAGAATGCGCGGTCATGAACCATACGATTTTCAATCACAAAATAGATATTCATGGTGGTGGATCTGATTTGAAGTTCCCGCACCATGAAAATGAAATGGCTCAAAGTTGTGCGCATGACAACCATGAGTTAGCAAACATTTGGATGCATGTCGGTAGACTCAATTTTGGCGATCAAAAAATGAGTAAGTCTGTTGGCAACATCATTTTAGTCAAAGACTTATTAGAAAGCTATGAATACCAATCATATAGACTCTTATTGTTGTCTCACCATTACAGACAGCCAATCAATTATACAGATGAACTGATGAAACAGTTTGATAACGAATGGCAACGAATCAAAAGAGCGATGAAACAAGCGTTCTTGGAGATTTCTGTAAACAAACACAATCAAGTGGATCTCAACCTAGAAGCTCTAGAACAATTTAAATCTGCCATGGATGATGACTTTAATGTTGCAAACGCATTAAGCGTCATTTATGAACAATTGAAAAATATGAATCGTTCAAAAGACGTAAAAGAGATTGCGATAGGCTATCATACCATCGCTTTAATGTTACGCATTCTTGGAATCGAACTCGATTTGATGCCTTTATCCAAAGAACAAATCGAGCAGTACTTAGCTTGGCAACAAGCCAGAGCTGAAAAACGATACCAAGAAGCCGATAAACTTAGAATCCAACTTGTTGAAATGGGTGTCCTTTAA
- the rlmB gene encoding 23S rRNA (guanosine(2251)-2'-O)-methyltransferase RlmB produces MIIYGKNTVKEAIVAKRAIYKLFLDEKKTDQKLINFINSNKLSFELVSKHELNTMTDNQNHQGIVADVEPYRYKDLEFLFDGSKKKVLILDQIEDPHNLGAILRSVEATKIDAVILPKNRSVELTATVAKTAVGALEYVNVIQVGNINQTINKLKSNGFWVIGTDMHADKTYKQIDTSVSIAVIIGNEGEGISHLTKQSCDYLVNIPMKGKVNSLNASVAAALILYQIADL; encoded by the coding sequence ATGATTATATATGGAAAAAATACAGTAAAAGAAGCAATTGTAGCCAAGAGAGCGATCTATAAACTCTTTTTAGACGAAAAGAAAACCGATCAGAAGTTGATCAATTTTATCAACTCAAATAAGCTATCCTTTGAATTGGTTTCCAAACACGAGCTCAATACGATGACTGACAACCAAAACCATCAAGGGATTGTTGCAGATGTCGAACCTTATCGATATAAGGATTTAGAGTTTTTATTTGATGGAAGCAAGAAAAAAGTACTCATCCTTGATCAAATCGAAGATCCACATAATCTAGGCGCTATTTTAAGAAGTGTTGAAGCAACTAAAATTGATGCAGTTATTCTTCCTAAAAATAGAAGCGTAGAGTTAACTGCAACAGTAGCTAAAACAGCAGTTGGTGCATTAGAATACGTGAATGTTATCCAAGTGGGAAATATCAATCAAACCATAAACAAGCTTAAATCAAACGGATTTTGGGTGATTGGTACAGACATGCACGCAGATAAAACTTATAAACAAATCGATACCTCCGTAAGTATTGCTGTAATTATCGGCAATGAAGGGGAAGGTATTTCACACTTAACTAAACAATCATGTGATTACTTAGTTAATATCCCAATGAAAGGCAAAGTGAATTCATTGAATGCCAGTGTTGCCGCAGCACTGATTCTATATCAAATTGCAGATCTATAA
- the rplK gene encoding 50S ribosomal protein L11 has translation MAKKVVKVVKLQIAAGKANPAPPVGPALGQAGVNIPQFCTQFNEQTRDKAGYVVPVVISVYDDRSFTFVLKTPPASDLIKKAANIQSGSSNAKKNKVATIKRDKLREIATIKMPDLNAYTVEAAMNILEGTARNMGVVIED, from the coding sequence ATGGCTAAAAAAGTCGTAAAAGTTGTTAAATTACAAATTGCAGCAGGCAAGGCAAATCCAGCGCCACCAGTTGGACCAGCACTAGGTCAAGCAGGCGTTAATATTCCTCAATTCTGCACTCAATTTAATGAACAAACAAGAGACAAAGCAGGTTATGTCGTTCCAGTGGTGATTTCAGTTTATGATGATCGTTCATTTACATTTGTTTTAAAAACACCACCAGCAAGTGACTTAATCAAAAAAGCGGCAAACATTCAAAGCGGTTCAAGTAACGCTAAGAAGAATAAAGTGGCAACTATCAAACGCGATAAGCTAAGAGAAATTGCAACAATTAAGATGCCAGATTTAAACGCATACACTGTTGAAGCAGCGATGAACATTCTTGAAGGTACTGCAAGAAACATGGGCGTTGTAATCGAAGACTAA
- a CDS encoding Mini-ribonuclease 3, with product MEAHLLNGVALAYIGDVYYELSIRKYLLSLGITKVNSLHKKAIHYTSGVAQSKIIMTLINEGTLTEEETNYFKKGRNASGPGRKNIDMEDYQRSTGFEALIGYLYLKDIKRADEVIELSISIANREV from the coding sequence ATGGAGGCGCACTTACTTAATGGCGTTGCCCTAGCATATATTGGGGATGTTTATTATGAATTATCGATTCGTAAGTACCTGCTTTCATTGGGCATTACTAAAGTTAACAGTTTGCATAAAAAAGCAATTCATTACACTTCTGGGGTAGCACAATCTAAAATCATTATGACTTTGATTAACGAAGGTACGCTCACAGAGGAAGAAACTAACTATTTCAAAAAAGGCCGTAATGCCTCAGGACCAGGCAGAAAAAACATTGATATGGAAGACTATCAAAGATCAACTGGTTTTGAAGCACTCATTGGCTATTTGTATTTAAAAGATATCAAACGTGCAGATGAAGTCATTGAATTATCGATTTCAATCGCCAACAGGGAGGTGTAA
- a CDS encoding DUF2779 domain-containing protein, which yields MKISKTGFTNIIRCSRYAPLEEIYRKKRNALVTFSDNMDDLMTSENLAKTELLLSDMYDENDEDLIEKEDIQLNAMMPYYNAIEGLTANAVKGKFSGEFTFNMLDTYKQKKFEMEKNGYYFYCFLDGYLEEENHFRIFETKATTSRKYLDMKHEKESMFAFSPEGILMLTKDLGFSVDDKYEKKLDKLLDRFSDVGRYVYDLAFQRYVIEHSKDTPNKPGKYYLAVLNKDYVFDGTYDLNNQPVYQDNIIVFIDFTSITERYMPIIEADMNVVIDHLNTMNANPVPVGKHCQRKDRKQCQFYDICWSHVPAKNSILTYLNNHHGFTDTTGEKHDRYDLINEGVVNALDIDESWLTRENNIIQRRVIESEEPYYNYRKIREGIHELRYPIYHLDFESFPCPLPRYKGEVPYMQSLFQYSIHVERTPGVCDKERDHYGFLAKDHDDPREALIKGMIDVIKPDGGSVLVYNIAFEKTRINELARLFPAYKERLLDIADRLFDLMDIVKGNTKLYKNLGYDEEEAKKINYYHTDLNGSYSIKKVLPLFSNLTYKGMPIGNGSEALVTYSLFPKMDPKTFERNYRDLKNYCKQDTWAMVEILNELRKTAGIR from the coding sequence ATGAAGATTTCCAAAACCGGTTTTACCAATATTATTAGATGTTCTAGATATGCTCCACTAGAAGAAATCTATCGTAAAAAACGCAATGCTCTAGTTACTTTTTCTGACAACATGGACGATTTAATGACTTCAGAAAATCTTGCGAAAACAGAGTTACTGCTTAGTGACATGTACGATGAAAATGACGAAGACCTCATTGAAAAAGAAGACATTCAATTAAACGCGATGATGCCCTACTATAACGCAATAGAAGGATTAACTGCAAATGCGGTTAAAGGGAAGTTTAGTGGTGAATTCACGTTTAACATGTTAGATACTTATAAACAAAAGAAGTTCGAGATGGAAAAGAATGGGTATTACTTTTACTGCTTTCTGGATGGCTATTTAGAAGAAGAAAATCACTTTAGAATCTTTGAAACTAAGGCAACCACTTCTAGAAAATATTTAGATATGAAGCATGAAAAAGAATCGATGTTTGCTTTCTCGCCTGAAGGCATTTTAATGCTTACAAAAGATTTGGGATTCTCAGTAGATGATAAGTACGAGAAGAAATTAGATAAACTATTAGACCGATTTTCAGACGTTGGTAGATATGTTTATGACTTAGCATTTCAAAGGTATGTGATTGAGCATTCCAAAGATACGCCTAATAAGCCAGGTAAGTATTACCTAGCTGTTTTAAATAAAGACTATGTGTTTGATGGGACATACGACCTAAACAACCAACCAGTCTATCAAGATAACATCATTGTTTTTATCGATTTTACATCAATCACAGAACGGTATATGCCGATTATAGAAGCGGATATGAATGTGGTAATTGATCACCTTAATACAATGAATGCTAACCCTGTACCTGTTGGGAAGCACTGCCAAAGAAAAGACCGTAAGCAATGTCAATTCTATGATATTTGCTGGAGTCATGTGCCTGCTAAGAATAGCATATTAACCTATCTTAATAACCATCACGGGTTTACCGATACAACTGGAGAAAAACACGATAGATATGATTTAATCAACGAAGGTGTTGTTAATGCACTGGATATTGATGAGTCTTGGTTAACTAGAGAAAACAACATCATACAAAGACGTGTGATTGAATCCGAGGAACCATATTACAATTACCGAAAGATAAGGGAAGGAATTCATGAACTAAGGTACCCAATTTACCATTTAGACTTTGAATCATTTCCTTGTCCACTGCCTAGGTATAAAGGCGAAGTCCCTTATATGCAGTCTTTATTTCAATACTCAATACATGTCGAACGCACGCCCGGCGTATGTGATAAAGAACGCGATCATTATGGCTTCCTAGCTAAAGATCATGATGATCCACGCGAGGCTTTAATTAAAGGAATGATCGACGTCATTAAGCCAGACGGAGGCTCTGTTTTAGTCTATAACATAGCGTTTGAAAAAACACGTATAAATGAGTTAGCTAGGCTATTTCCTGCATATAAAGAACGCTTGCTTGACATCGCAGATAGACTGTTTGATTTAATGGACATTGTTAAAGGAAACACCAAACTGTATAAGAACTTAGGGTACGATGAAGAAGAGGCAAAAAAGATCAATTATTACCATACAGATTTAAACGGCTCCTATTCAATTAAAAAAGTCTTGCCATTATTTTCTAATTTAACCTATAAAGGGATGCCAATTGGAAATGGATCAGAAGCATTGGTAACATACTCATTATTCCCAAAAATGGATCCTAAAACATTCGAAAGAAACTACCGTGATTTGAAGAATTATTGTAAACAAGATACATGGGCGATGGTTGAAATACTTAATGAACTTCGAAAGACTGCAGGCATTAGATAA
- a CDS encoding HAD-IC family P-type ATPase, whose amino-acid sequence MEQVKPKSKKHEVTEVIEVIRHDPDLTIGLTYEEVEQRIHAGMSNKVSSGSSKTIKAIVLSNVLTLFNLLNIGIATWLITIGAFKDLFFVVIISLNVGIGIYQEIRAKKTIDKLSLLSAPTGSVIRDKEEQEIMIQDLVLDDILKLSSGKQISADCVVRSGSIEVNESLLTGESDPILKKPGDELLSGSFVVSGHCFAQVTKTGKESYIENLSRQAKKYRKPKSDLLKSLRMVIRTVGLLIVPIGAVLFWMQLQGGATYQEAVRGTSGAVVGMIPSGLFLLTSTTLAVGVLRLAQNNTLVQELYCIEMLARIDTLCLDKTGTITDGTMAVKTVIEYVNASGMPVKKAIPTMMASLEEKNLTSEALELKFGTARKIKTTNVIPFSSSRKLSAVEFDKYGTFVLGAPEFALKGEAYKEISQDVEKYSKEGYRVLALAHSKNGIDQDKLPSDVQAIGLIIIEDTIRPDAILTIEYFKTHGVDVKVISGDNPMTVSHISKRAGIDDADKYISLDGMSDKDVIRAADKYTVFGRVSPGQKKLLIASLKQSGRTVAMTGDGVNDILALKEADTSIAMASGSEAARNVSHLVLMDSNFSSMPKVVNEGRRVINNVQKGAVLFLTKTIFSFMLAIIAILSKGSYPITTSQLFMIDFLVIGIPSFVIALEPNTNQVRGKFLMNVLKRALPGAIVVVLNTLVIFALTPILNIDKTQSSTLIVISATFTGFMVLLRVLRPFTGTRKILFTVMFSLFIVAVIVFPDFFEFNSLWKDYFTSGTGELVSRLPVEQFLLLIVLLQASYPLMTVVSSIPGFIRQQIKNILMKLANI is encoded by the coding sequence ATGGAACAAGTCAAACCTAAATCCAAGAAACATGAAGTTACAGAAGTTATTGAAGTAATTCGTCACGATCCTGACTTAACAATCGGATTGACCTATGAAGAGGTTGAACAACGAATTCATGCAGGGATGTCCAATAAGGTTTCTTCAGGTAGTTCAAAGACAATCAAAGCGATTGTACTTTCGAACGTCTTAACGCTTTTTAACCTATTGAATATTGGGATTGCGACATGGTTGATTACCATTGGCGCATTCAAAGATTTGTTTTTTGTTGTCATCATTTCACTTAACGTTGGTATTGGTATCTATCAAGAAATTAGAGCTAAGAAAACCATTGATAAGTTGAGTCTTTTGTCTGCGCCAACTGGTTCAGTTATTCGCGATAAAGAAGAACAAGAAATCATGATTCAAGATTTGGTATTGGATGACATTCTTAAACTATCAAGCGGTAAGCAAATTAGTGCTGACTGCGTGGTAAGAAGTGGCTCAATCGAAGTAAATGAGTCCTTATTAACAGGTGAATCCGATCCTATTTTAAAAAAACCTGGTGATGAGTTATTAAGTGGTTCATTCGTTGTCTCCGGACACTGTTTCGCTCAAGTGACTAAAACAGGTAAAGAGTCCTATATCGAAAACCTATCAAGACAAGCTAAGAAATATCGTAAACCTAAATCAGACTTATTGAAGTCTTTACGTATGGTCATTAGAACCGTTGGGTTACTAATCGTCCCAATTGGCGCCGTGCTTTTCTGGATGCAACTTCAAGGTGGGGCAACGTATCAAGAAGCTGTAAGAGGAACCTCTGGTGCGGTTGTAGGGATGATTCCTTCAGGATTATTCTTATTAACTTCAACAACCTTAGCCGTTGGGGTATTACGACTTGCTCAAAATAACACACTCGTTCAAGAACTTTATTGTATCGAAATGTTAGCTAGAATCGATACTTTGTGTTTAGATAAAACGGGTACCATCACGGATGGGACAATGGCTGTGAAAACAGTCATTGAATACGTCAATGCTTCAGGAATGCCAGTTAAAAAGGCGATTCCGACAATGATGGCTTCTCTAGAAGAAAAAAACCTCACTTCAGAGGCTTTAGAACTAAAATTTGGAACTGCCAGAAAAATCAAAACAACCAATGTGATTCCATTTTCAAGTTCAAGAAAGCTCTCTGCAGTTGAATTTGATAAATATGGAACCTTCGTATTAGGCGCACCGGAGTTTGCATTAAAAGGTGAGGCCTATAAAGAAATTTCTCAGGATGTTGAAAAATACTCAAAAGAAGGCTATAGAGTATTAGCACTTGCCCATTCAAAAAATGGCATTGATCAAGATAAACTCCCATCAGATGTTCAAGCAATTGGTTTGATCATTATTGAAGATACCATTCGTCCAGATGCGATTTTGACCATTGAATACTTTAAGACACATGGTGTTGATGTAAAAGTTATCTCTGGTGACAATCCAATGACGGTTTCGCATATTTCCAAACGTGCTGGTATTGATGATGCGGATAAGTACATTAGCCTAGATGGTATGAGTGATAAAGATGTTATTCGTGCTGCCGATAAATACACGGTATTTGGGCGTGTTTCCCCAGGTCAAAAGAAACTTTTAATCGCATCACTTAAACAAAGTGGTAGAACGGTCGCAATGACTGGCGACGGTGTTAATGACATCTTAGCCCTAAAAGAGGCGGACACATCCATCGCTATGGCTTCAGGTAGTGAAGCAGCGAGAAACGTCAGCCACTTAGTTTTAATGGATTCGAATTTCTCATCCATGCCAAAAGTAGTTAATGAAGGAAGACGCGTTATCAACAACGTCCAAAAGGGTGCTGTATTATTCTTAACGAAGACAATATTCTCCTTCATGTTAGCGATTATTGCGATATTATCCAAAGGGTCATATCCAATCACTACTTCTCAATTATTCATGATTGATTTCCTTGTAATTGGTATTCCGTCCTTTGTGATTGCACTAGAGCCTAATACCAATCAGGTTAGAGGTAAATTCTTGATGAACGTCTTGAAGAGGGCATTACCTGGTGCGATTGTAGTTGTATTAAACACACTTGTGATATTCGCATTAACACCGATATTAAACATTGACAAAACACAATCTTCAACCTTAATCGTTATTTCTGCGACATTTACTGGGTTTATGGTTTTATTACGTGTATTAAGACCATTTACAGGAACAAGGAAAATTCTATTTACAGTAATGTTCAGCTTATTCATCGTAGCGGTTATTGTCTTCCCGGATTTCTTTGAGTTTAACTCATTGTGGAAAGATTATTTCACTTCGGGAACTGGTGAATTGGTCTCAAGGTTACCGGTGGAGCAATTCTTGTTATTAATTGTTTTACTACAAGCTTCATACCCACTTATGACTGTTGTGTCTTCAATACCTGGATTTATTAGACAACAAATCAAGAACATATTGATGAAACTTGCAAACATTTAA